The window AATATGGACTGGTCCTTTTATCCCTTGAGCCTACAACTCACCCGGATCTGAGAATATGCCAACACGACACTATAGGTTACCTAAGGGTATGAGATACTCTAGCATAGAGGAGCGGAGACGATTCTACCAAGAAGAATTCGCTCTAAGGCTTTTAGAAGAGAGGTTCAAGAATAGGCGAAATACAGTGTTCGCCTTGGTGATAGGGAGACACACTGGGATCTACCCGCCCAACTATGAGAAACTGAAAAACCATACGATCATTATCGACGAGTATCAAGACCTAAGCGAAGTGAAGAATTATATACTCCAATATCTCCCCGAAAGCGTCTACTACGACCGAAACCTCTACGGCGGCGAACTAGAGAACTGCCGCAGATGCCCGAAGAGCTACCGAGACTGTTGGAAGTGTAAGGAATTCAAGGGTCAAGAGCTAGCCTTCGACCTAGATCCAGAGAACATCCACTGCCCCTACCACGGCAACATCGAAGATAGGATGAGGAAACACCAAGGCCTAAGCTTTTGCATGTACGAGTTCAAAGTTATCAGGGGCCGAACTCGCCAACTATACGAAAAGTTAGAGAGGAGGTACGGTCTAGTTGAAGTAACCTACTCAGGCAGAGGATTCCACTTAACGGTGCAAAACGAGGACGCCACGAATATGGGTTGGGCAGAGAGGAAGAGGCTTGCTAAAGAGTTCTCTGCGGAGTACCCAATTGATGAGTGGGTTACCAGCGGTGAGATGCGCCTACTCAGACTACCGTACTCGCTTCATGGGGTTGTCTCGAGGATCTGTATCCCATTAAAGGTTGACGACTTAGAAGATTTCGATCCTAGAGTGGATGGAAGATGCCTCCCCCGATTCCTTCTTAAGCAGTCTTCCCAGCCTTGACCTCTTTGCCCTGGTAGTAGCCTTTTTTCTTTGCTTTTTTCTTCTCTTCTGGAGTTTTACAACACATGTAGTTACCCCCGAATTATTATTAATAATAGATGCTGCCCCCAGATATAAAACTACGCGGAGTACTTATGAAGGTCAATCACTCGAGTAGTCTCCTAAAGGGTAAGGGGTCATATATTTTGGTAATCTACCTCAGACCCCCTACAAATTACGGGTTGTGCGCCTCGGCGAAAACTGTTTCCCAAAAGGTTACTATGTCTACGTCAGCCCCGCCCTCCGTGGGGTTAAAGGCAGGGCAGCAAGATGCCTTAATCGTGTTAAGAGACTGCACTGGCATATCGACTATCTCCTAGCCTCTGAGAGGTCACGTATAGTAAGCGTCGCCATTAGAGGCGGATAGTAGGGTAGAGTGTCGAATCTCCAAGGTGGTCAGCGCAATCCTTGG is drawn from Candidatus Bathyarchaeia archaeon and contains these coding sequences:
- a CDS encoding DNA primase — protein: MRYSSIEERRRFYQEEFALRLLEERFKNRRNTVFALVIGRHTGIYPPNYEKLKNHTIIIDEYQDLSEVKNYILQYLPESVYYDRNLYGGELENCRRCPKSYRDCWKCKEFKGQELAFDLDPENIHCPYHGNIEDRMRKHQGLSFCMYEFKVIRGRTRQLYEKLERRYGLVEVTYSGRGFHLTVQNEDATNMGWAERKRLAKEFSAEYPIDEWVTSGEMRLLRLPYSLHGVVSRICIPLKVDDLEDFDPRVDGRCLPRFLLKQSSQP
- a CDS encoding DUF123 domain-containing protein → MRLGENCFPKGYYVYVSPALRGVKGRAARCLNRVKRLHWHIDYLLASERSRIVSVAIRGG